One Dromiciops gliroides isolate mDroGli1 chromosome 3, mDroGli1.pri, whole genome shotgun sequence DNA segment encodes these proteins:
- the PHACTR4 gene encoding phosphatase and actin regulator 4 isoform X4, whose translation MVMDGLESGETTPPTKRKSKFSGFGKIFKPWKWRKKKSSDKFKETSEVLERKISMRKPREELVRRGLLLEDPAHGGEDSGKFSHTTLKNGHTIPIGNAGPSTPGQMEEELERITRRKKPLPGEEPKTQPGSSGSRPSSEVEPIPEPAPKPLLPRPKRPLSSSQEENEGQAEDATGGNTARTISSSTSSSSSSTAPTATTAVPGLAKTVSSSSTPSPAPRTLPAVPVSTNTTATLNVTHTAPVKQPPVPPPKPANRNSNPVIAELSQAINSGTLLAKPSPPLPPKRGVLSSLMPSSESAAASTKPPNGQREGSSCSSSSSVQMIPPPSPSPPLPTHIPPEPPCSPPLPPKTLQIVPEIEQPPSLEVSPEVPQQEDQALEAPKKMPEQSFAEPSLPSRLPPLPLHIRIQQALTSPLPVTPPLEESQRAHSLLFENSKGFSEDNGTLGRTRSLPITIEMLKVPDDEDEEEDDQPCPSAYVGDVASTAVIPKLIPQCVQEEEEEEKGSDSDSEGPILYRDEEDEDEDESQHSALANKVKRKDTLAMKLNNKPSESDLGLNSWPRKSKEEWNEIRHQIGNTLIRRLSQRPTAEELEQRNILQPKNEADRQAEKREIKRRLTRKLSQRPTVAELLARKILRFNEYVEVTDAQDYDRRADKPWTKLTPADKAAIRKELNEFKSSEMEVHEDSKHFTRFHRP comes from the exons ATGGTCATGGATGGCCTAGAATCTGGGGAAACCACTCCGCCTACCAAGAGGAAAAGTAAGTTCTCGGGCTTTGGCAAAATCTTCAAACCCTGGAAATGgcggaaaaaaaaaagcagcgaCAAGTTCAAAGAAACATCAGAAG TTCTAGAACGGAAGATCTCCATGCGAAAGCCACGAGAGGAGCTGGTTAGAAGAGGGCTTCTGTTGGAGGACCCTGCACATG GTGGAGAAGATTCTGGGAAGTTCAGCCATACGACATTAAAGAATGGCCACACCATTCCCATCGGGAATGCTGGGCCTTCTACTCCTGGCCAGATGGAGGAGGAACTTGAAAGGATAACAAGGCGGAAGAAGCCTCTTCCAGGAGAGGAACCAAAGACTCAACCAG GCTCATCTGGAAGCAGGCCCAGTTCTGAAGTGGAACCCATTCCTGAGCCGGCACCCAAGCCACTTTTGCCACGGCCCAAAAGACCCTTGTCATCTTctcaggaagaaaatgaagggcAAGCAGAAGATGCCACTGGGGGCAACACTGCAAGgaccatttcctcctccacctcttcctcctcttcctccacagCACCCACTGCCACCACTGCAGTCCCAGGCCTAGCAAAGACAGTTAGTTCTTCCAGCACCCCTTCCCCAGCTCCCAGGACTCTGCCTGCTGTTCCTGTCAGCACTAACACGACTGCTACCTTGAATGTGACCCACACTGCCCCTGTCAAGCAGCCCCCCGTCCCTCCCCCTAAACCAGCTAACAGAAATAGTAACCCTGTGATTG CAGAACTTTCACAAGCAATAAACAGTGGCACATTGCTAGCAAAACCTTCCCCGCCTTTACCACCCAAGAGAGGTGTTCTGTCTTCTCTGATGCCTTCCTCGGAGTCTGCTGCTGCCTCAACAAAACCTCCAAATGGTCAGAGAGAGGGGAGCAGTTGCTCTTCCTCCAGTTCAGTCCAGATGATcccacctccttccccttctccccctctgcCTACTCATATACCTCCTGAGCCTCCATGTTCTCCTCCATTGCCTCCTAAGACTCTTCAGATTGTGCCAGAAATTGAGCAACCCCCTTCCCTCGAAGTATCCCCAGAAGTCCCTCAACAGGAAGATCAGGCCTTGGAAGCACCCAAGAAGATGCCTGAGCAGAGCTTTGCAGAGCCCAGCCTACCCTCTCGGCTTCCCCCACTTCCACTGCATATCCGCATCCAGCAAGCCTTGACCTCACCTCTGCCAGTCACCCCGCCACTGGAGGAGTCTCAAAGGGCGCATTCCTTGCTATTTGAAAACAGCAAAGGCTTTTCTGAAGACAATGGTACGCTGGGCCGGACCAGGTCACTCCCTATCACGATTGAAATGCTTAAAGT TCCAGACgatgaagatgaagaggaagatgatCAACCTTGTCCATCAGCTTATGTTGGAGATGTGGCATCTACCGCAGTCATTCCTAAGCTTATACCACAGTGTGtgcaggaagaggaagaagaagaaaaggggagtgACTCTGACTCTGAGGGGCCTATTTTGTAtagagatgaagaagatgaagatgaagatgaaagcCAACACA GTGCTCTGGCTAataaagtgaaaaggaaagataCTCTGGCCATGAAGCTGAATAATAAACCCAGTGAATCAGACCTGGGACTGAACTCTTGGCCTCGAAAGAGCAAGGAGGAGTGGAATGAAATACGACATCAGATTGGGAATACTTTGATTAG GCGGCTGAGTCAGAGACCAACAGCAGAAGAACTGGAACAAAGGAACATTCTCCAGC CCAAAAATGAAGCTGACCGGCAGGCAGAAAAACGAGAGATCAAACGTCGACTCACCAGAAAG ctTAGTCAAAGACCTACAGTTGCTGAACTCTTAGCCAGGAAAATCCTGAGATTTAACGAGTATGTCGAGGTAACTGATGCTCAGGACTACGATCGGCGAGCTGACAAGCCCTGGACGAAGTTAACGCCTGCTGACAAG GCTGCCATTCGAAAGGAACTCAATGAATTTAAAAGTTCAGAGATGGAAGTTCATGAAGACAGCAAACATTTTACACG CTTCCATCGACCATGA
- the PHACTR4 gene encoding phosphatase and actin regulator 4 isoform X3 — protein MEDTFEEADHQPTDPGMVMDGLESGETTPPTKRKSKFSGFGKIFKPWKWRKKKSSDKFKETSEVLERKISMRKPREELVRRGLLLEDPAHGGEDSGKFSHTTLKNGHTIPIGNAGPSTPGQMEEELERITRRKKPLPGEEPKTQPGSSGSRPSSEVEPIPEPAPKPLLPRPKRPLSSSQEENEGQAEDATGGNTARTISSSTSSSSSSTAPTATTAVPGLAKTVSSSSTPSPAPRTLPAVPVSTNTTATLNVTHTAPVKQPPVPPPKPANRNSNPVIAELSQAINSGTLLAKPSPPLPPKRGVLSSLMPSSESAAASTKPPNGQREGSSCSSSSSVQMIPPPSPSPPLPTHIPPEPPCSPPLPPKTLQIVPEIEQPPSLEVSPEVPQQEDQALEAPKKMPEQSFAEPSLPSRLPPLPLHIRIQQALTSPLPVTPPLEESQRAHSLLFENSKGFSEDNGTLGRTRSLPITIEMLKVPDDEDEEEDDQPCPSAYVGDVASTAVIPKLIPQCVQEEEEEEKGSDSDSEGPILYRDEEDEDEDESQHSALANKVKRKDTLAMKLNNKPSESDLGLNSWPRKSKEEWNEIRHQIGNTLIRRLSQRPTAEELEQRNILQPKNEADRQAEKREIKRRLTRKLSQRPTVAELLARKILRFNEYVEVTDAQDYDRRADKPWTKLTPADKAAIRKELNEFKSSEMEVHEDSKHFTRFHRP, from the exons AGGAAGCAGATCATCAACCAACAGACCCAGGGATGGTCATGGATGGCCTAGAATCTGGGGAAACCACTCCGCCTACCAAGAGGAAAAGTAAGTTCTCGGGCTTTGGCAAAATCTTCAAACCCTGGAAATGgcggaaaaaaaaaagcagcgaCAAGTTCAAAGAAACATCAGAAG TTCTAGAACGGAAGATCTCCATGCGAAAGCCACGAGAGGAGCTGGTTAGAAGAGGGCTTCTGTTGGAGGACCCTGCACATG GTGGAGAAGATTCTGGGAAGTTCAGCCATACGACATTAAAGAATGGCCACACCATTCCCATCGGGAATGCTGGGCCTTCTACTCCTGGCCAGATGGAGGAGGAACTTGAAAGGATAACAAGGCGGAAGAAGCCTCTTCCAGGAGAGGAACCAAAGACTCAACCAG GCTCATCTGGAAGCAGGCCCAGTTCTGAAGTGGAACCCATTCCTGAGCCGGCACCCAAGCCACTTTTGCCACGGCCCAAAAGACCCTTGTCATCTTctcaggaagaaaatgaagggcAAGCAGAAGATGCCACTGGGGGCAACACTGCAAGgaccatttcctcctccacctcttcctcctcttcctccacagCACCCACTGCCACCACTGCAGTCCCAGGCCTAGCAAAGACAGTTAGTTCTTCCAGCACCCCTTCCCCAGCTCCCAGGACTCTGCCTGCTGTTCCTGTCAGCACTAACACGACTGCTACCTTGAATGTGACCCACACTGCCCCTGTCAAGCAGCCCCCCGTCCCTCCCCCTAAACCAGCTAACAGAAATAGTAACCCTGTGATTG CAGAACTTTCACAAGCAATAAACAGTGGCACATTGCTAGCAAAACCTTCCCCGCCTTTACCACCCAAGAGAGGTGTTCTGTCTTCTCTGATGCCTTCCTCGGAGTCTGCTGCTGCCTCAACAAAACCTCCAAATGGTCAGAGAGAGGGGAGCAGTTGCTCTTCCTCCAGTTCAGTCCAGATGATcccacctccttccccttctccccctctgcCTACTCATATACCTCCTGAGCCTCCATGTTCTCCTCCATTGCCTCCTAAGACTCTTCAGATTGTGCCAGAAATTGAGCAACCCCCTTCCCTCGAAGTATCCCCAGAAGTCCCTCAACAGGAAGATCAGGCCTTGGAAGCACCCAAGAAGATGCCTGAGCAGAGCTTTGCAGAGCCCAGCCTACCCTCTCGGCTTCCCCCACTTCCACTGCATATCCGCATCCAGCAAGCCTTGACCTCACCTCTGCCAGTCACCCCGCCACTGGAGGAGTCTCAAAGGGCGCATTCCTTGCTATTTGAAAACAGCAAAGGCTTTTCTGAAGACAATGGTACGCTGGGCCGGACCAGGTCACTCCCTATCACGATTGAAATGCTTAAAGT TCCAGACgatgaagatgaagaggaagatgatCAACCTTGTCCATCAGCTTATGTTGGAGATGTGGCATCTACCGCAGTCATTCCTAAGCTTATACCACAGTGTGtgcaggaagaggaagaagaagaaaaggggagtgACTCTGACTCTGAGGGGCCTATTTTGTAtagagatgaagaagatgaagatgaagatgaaagcCAACACA GTGCTCTGGCTAataaagtgaaaaggaaagataCTCTGGCCATGAAGCTGAATAATAAACCCAGTGAATCAGACCTGGGACTGAACTCTTGGCCTCGAAAGAGCAAGGAGGAGTGGAATGAAATACGACATCAGATTGGGAATACTTTGATTAG GCGGCTGAGTCAGAGACCAACAGCAGAAGAACTGGAACAAAGGAACATTCTCCAGC CCAAAAATGAAGCTGACCGGCAGGCAGAAAAACGAGAGATCAAACGTCGACTCACCAGAAAG ctTAGTCAAAGACCTACAGTTGCTGAACTCTTAGCCAGGAAAATCCTGAGATTTAACGAGTATGTCGAGGTAACTGATGCTCAGGACTACGATCGGCGAGCTGACAAGCCCTGGACGAAGTTAACGCCTGCTGACAAG GCTGCCATTCGAAAGGAACTCAATGAATTTAAAAGTTCAGAGATGGAAGTTCATGAAGACAGCAAACATTTTACACG CTTCCATCGACCATGA
- the PHACTR4 gene encoding phosphatase and actin regulator 4 isoform X2, protein MGQAVVSGPVDPAAVEEADHQPTDPGMVMDGLESGETTPPTKRKSKFSGFGKIFKPWKWRKKKSSDKFKETSEVLERKISMRKPREELVRRGLLLEDPAHGGEDSGKFSHTTLKNGHTIPIGNAGPSTPGQMEEELERITRRKKPLPGEEPKTQPGSSGSRPSSEVEPIPEPAPKPLLPRPKRPLSSSQEENEGQAEDATGGNTARTISSSTSSSSSSTAPTATTAVPGLAKTVSSSSTPSPAPRTLPAVPVSTNTTATLNVTHTAPVKQPPVPPPKPANRNSNPVIELSQAINSGTLLAKPSPPLPPKRGVLSSLMPSSESAAASTKPPNGQREGSSCSSSSSVQMIPPPSPSPPLPTHIPPEPPCSPPLPPKTLQIVPEIEQPPSLEVSPEVPQQEDQALEAPKKMPEQSFAEPSLPSRLPPLPLHIRIQQALTSPLPVTPPLEESQRAHSLLFENSKGFSEDNGTLGRTRSLPITIEMLKVPDDEDEEEDDQPCPSAYVGDVASTAVIPKLIPQCVQEEEEEEKGSDSDSEGPILYRDEEDEDEDESQHSALANKVKRKDTLAMKLNNKPSESDLGLNSWPRKSKEEWNEIRHQIGNTLIRRLSQRPTAEELEQRNILQPKNEADRQAEKREIKRRLTRKLSQRPTVAELLARKILRFNEYVEVTDAQDYDRRADKPWTKLTPADKAAIRKELNEFKSSEMEVHEDSKHFTRFHRP, encoded by the exons AGGAAGCAGATCATCAACCAACAGACCCAGGGATGGTCATGGATGGCCTAGAATCTGGGGAAACCACTCCGCCTACCAAGAGGAAAAGTAAGTTCTCGGGCTTTGGCAAAATCTTCAAACCCTGGAAATGgcggaaaaaaaaaagcagcgaCAAGTTCAAAGAAACATCAGAAG TTCTAGAACGGAAGATCTCCATGCGAAAGCCACGAGAGGAGCTGGTTAGAAGAGGGCTTCTGTTGGAGGACCCTGCACATG GTGGAGAAGATTCTGGGAAGTTCAGCCATACGACATTAAAGAATGGCCACACCATTCCCATCGGGAATGCTGGGCCTTCTACTCCTGGCCAGATGGAGGAGGAACTTGAAAGGATAACAAGGCGGAAGAAGCCTCTTCCAGGAGAGGAACCAAAGACTCAACCAG GCTCATCTGGAAGCAGGCCCAGTTCTGAAGTGGAACCCATTCCTGAGCCGGCACCCAAGCCACTTTTGCCACGGCCCAAAAGACCCTTGTCATCTTctcaggaagaaaatgaagggcAAGCAGAAGATGCCACTGGGGGCAACACTGCAAGgaccatttcctcctccacctcttcctcctcttcctccacagCACCCACTGCCACCACTGCAGTCCCAGGCCTAGCAAAGACAGTTAGTTCTTCCAGCACCCCTTCCCCAGCTCCCAGGACTCTGCCTGCTGTTCCTGTCAGCACTAACACGACTGCTACCTTGAATGTGACCCACACTGCCCCTGTCAAGCAGCCCCCCGTCCCTCCCCCTAAACCAGCTAACAGAAATAGTAACCCTGTGATTG AACTTTCACAAGCAATAAACAGTGGCACATTGCTAGCAAAACCTTCCCCGCCTTTACCACCCAAGAGAGGTGTTCTGTCTTCTCTGATGCCTTCCTCGGAGTCTGCTGCTGCCTCAACAAAACCTCCAAATGGTCAGAGAGAGGGGAGCAGTTGCTCTTCCTCCAGTTCAGTCCAGATGATcccacctccttccccttctccccctctgcCTACTCATATACCTCCTGAGCCTCCATGTTCTCCTCCATTGCCTCCTAAGACTCTTCAGATTGTGCCAGAAATTGAGCAACCCCCTTCCCTCGAAGTATCCCCAGAAGTCCCTCAACAGGAAGATCAGGCCTTGGAAGCACCCAAGAAGATGCCTGAGCAGAGCTTTGCAGAGCCCAGCCTACCCTCTCGGCTTCCCCCACTTCCACTGCATATCCGCATCCAGCAAGCCTTGACCTCACCTCTGCCAGTCACCCCGCCACTGGAGGAGTCTCAAAGGGCGCATTCCTTGCTATTTGAAAACAGCAAAGGCTTTTCTGAAGACAATGGTACGCTGGGCCGGACCAGGTCACTCCCTATCACGATTGAAATGCTTAAAGT TCCAGACgatgaagatgaagaggaagatgatCAACCTTGTCCATCAGCTTATGTTGGAGATGTGGCATCTACCGCAGTCATTCCTAAGCTTATACCACAGTGTGtgcaggaagaggaagaagaagaaaaggggagtgACTCTGACTCTGAGGGGCCTATTTTGTAtagagatgaagaagatgaagatgaagatgaaagcCAACACA GTGCTCTGGCTAataaagtgaaaaggaaagataCTCTGGCCATGAAGCTGAATAATAAACCCAGTGAATCAGACCTGGGACTGAACTCTTGGCCTCGAAAGAGCAAGGAGGAGTGGAATGAAATACGACATCAGATTGGGAATACTTTGATTAG GCGGCTGAGTCAGAGACCAACAGCAGAAGAACTGGAACAAAGGAACATTCTCCAGC CCAAAAATGAAGCTGACCGGCAGGCAGAAAAACGAGAGATCAAACGTCGACTCACCAGAAAG ctTAGTCAAAGACCTACAGTTGCTGAACTCTTAGCCAGGAAAATCCTGAGATTTAACGAGTATGTCGAGGTAACTGATGCTCAGGACTACGATCGGCGAGCTGACAAGCCCTGGACGAAGTTAACGCCTGCTGACAAG GCTGCCATTCGAAAGGAACTCAATGAATTTAAAAGTTCAGAGATGGAAGTTCATGAAGACAGCAAACATTTTACACG CTTCCATCGACCATGA
- the PHACTR4 gene encoding phosphatase and actin regulator 4 isoform X1 has product MGQAVVSGPVDPAAVEEADHQPTDPGMVMDGLESGETTPPTKRKSKFSGFGKIFKPWKWRKKKSSDKFKETSEVLERKISMRKPREELVRRGLLLEDPAHGGEDSGKFSHTTLKNGHTIPIGNAGPSTPGQMEEELERITRRKKPLPGEEPKTQPGSSGSRPSSEVEPIPEPAPKPLLPRPKRPLSSSQEENEGQAEDATGGNTARTISSSTSSSSSSTAPTATTAVPGLAKTVSSSSTPSPAPRTLPAVPVSTNTTATLNVTHTAPVKQPPVPPPKPANRNSNPVIAELSQAINSGTLLAKPSPPLPPKRGVLSSLMPSSESAAASTKPPNGQREGSSCSSSSSVQMIPPPSPSPPLPTHIPPEPPCSPPLPPKTLQIVPEIEQPPSLEVSPEVPQQEDQALEAPKKMPEQSFAEPSLPSRLPPLPLHIRIQQALTSPLPVTPPLEESQRAHSLLFENSKGFSEDNGTLGRTRSLPITIEMLKVPDDEDEEEDDQPCPSAYVGDVASTAVIPKLIPQCVQEEEEEEKGSDSDSEGPILYRDEEDEDEDESQHSALANKVKRKDTLAMKLNNKPSESDLGLNSWPRKSKEEWNEIRHQIGNTLIRRLSQRPTAEELEQRNILQPKNEADRQAEKREIKRRLTRKLSQRPTVAELLARKILRFNEYVEVTDAQDYDRRADKPWTKLTPADKAAIRKELNEFKSSEMEVHEDSKHFTRFHRP; this is encoded by the exons AGGAAGCAGATCATCAACCAACAGACCCAGGGATGGTCATGGATGGCCTAGAATCTGGGGAAACCACTCCGCCTACCAAGAGGAAAAGTAAGTTCTCGGGCTTTGGCAAAATCTTCAAACCCTGGAAATGgcggaaaaaaaaaagcagcgaCAAGTTCAAAGAAACATCAGAAG TTCTAGAACGGAAGATCTCCATGCGAAAGCCACGAGAGGAGCTGGTTAGAAGAGGGCTTCTGTTGGAGGACCCTGCACATG GTGGAGAAGATTCTGGGAAGTTCAGCCATACGACATTAAAGAATGGCCACACCATTCCCATCGGGAATGCTGGGCCTTCTACTCCTGGCCAGATGGAGGAGGAACTTGAAAGGATAACAAGGCGGAAGAAGCCTCTTCCAGGAGAGGAACCAAAGACTCAACCAG GCTCATCTGGAAGCAGGCCCAGTTCTGAAGTGGAACCCATTCCTGAGCCGGCACCCAAGCCACTTTTGCCACGGCCCAAAAGACCCTTGTCATCTTctcaggaagaaaatgaagggcAAGCAGAAGATGCCACTGGGGGCAACACTGCAAGgaccatttcctcctccacctcttcctcctcttcctccacagCACCCACTGCCACCACTGCAGTCCCAGGCCTAGCAAAGACAGTTAGTTCTTCCAGCACCCCTTCCCCAGCTCCCAGGACTCTGCCTGCTGTTCCTGTCAGCACTAACACGACTGCTACCTTGAATGTGACCCACACTGCCCCTGTCAAGCAGCCCCCCGTCCCTCCCCCTAAACCAGCTAACAGAAATAGTAACCCTGTGATTG CAGAACTTTCACAAGCAATAAACAGTGGCACATTGCTAGCAAAACCTTCCCCGCCTTTACCACCCAAGAGAGGTGTTCTGTCTTCTCTGATGCCTTCCTCGGAGTCTGCTGCTGCCTCAACAAAACCTCCAAATGGTCAGAGAGAGGGGAGCAGTTGCTCTTCCTCCAGTTCAGTCCAGATGATcccacctccttccccttctccccctctgcCTACTCATATACCTCCTGAGCCTCCATGTTCTCCTCCATTGCCTCCTAAGACTCTTCAGATTGTGCCAGAAATTGAGCAACCCCCTTCCCTCGAAGTATCCCCAGAAGTCCCTCAACAGGAAGATCAGGCCTTGGAAGCACCCAAGAAGATGCCTGAGCAGAGCTTTGCAGAGCCCAGCCTACCCTCTCGGCTTCCCCCACTTCCACTGCATATCCGCATCCAGCAAGCCTTGACCTCACCTCTGCCAGTCACCCCGCCACTGGAGGAGTCTCAAAGGGCGCATTCCTTGCTATTTGAAAACAGCAAAGGCTTTTCTGAAGACAATGGTACGCTGGGCCGGACCAGGTCACTCCCTATCACGATTGAAATGCTTAAAGT TCCAGACgatgaagatgaagaggaagatgatCAACCTTGTCCATCAGCTTATGTTGGAGATGTGGCATCTACCGCAGTCATTCCTAAGCTTATACCACAGTGTGtgcaggaagaggaagaagaagaaaaggggagtgACTCTGACTCTGAGGGGCCTATTTTGTAtagagatgaagaagatgaagatgaagatgaaagcCAACACA GTGCTCTGGCTAataaagtgaaaaggaaagataCTCTGGCCATGAAGCTGAATAATAAACCCAGTGAATCAGACCTGGGACTGAACTCTTGGCCTCGAAAGAGCAAGGAGGAGTGGAATGAAATACGACATCAGATTGGGAATACTTTGATTAG GCGGCTGAGTCAGAGACCAACAGCAGAAGAACTGGAACAAAGGAACATTCTCCAGC CCAAAAATGAAGCTGACCGGCAGGCAGAAAAACGAGAGATCAAACGTCGACTCACCAGAAAG ctTAGTCAAAGACCTACAGTTGCTGAACTCTTAGCCAGGAAAATCCTGAGATTTAACGAGTATGTCGAGGTAACTGATGCTCAGGACTACGATCGGCGAGCTGACAAGCCCTGGACGAAGTTAACGCCTGCTGACAAG GCTGCCATTCGAAAGGAACTCAATGAATTTAAAAGTTCAGAGATGGAAGTTCATGAAGACAGCAAACATTTTACACG CTTCCATCGACCATGA